Genomic DNA from Streptomyces sp. AM 2-1-1:
TCAGGTGCCCAGTGGCCCGCCAAGTTTTCAGTCGGGGTAGCTCGCGCTGGTCGAGGTAGTTCTGGAAGGCAGTCGGTCGGCGGGGTGCAAGTGCGTTCTCAGCAGGGGGCAGCCCGCTGAGGCGCTCGATGTTGACGGCGATGGCCTTCAGGCGCGTTGGATGTGGGCTCTCCCCTGTCCTCGGTAGCGGCAGCGTCGCATGCCGTGTCCGTGGGCGAACTCGTAGACCGTGTTCTCCGCTCCGGAGCGGATCGCGTAGCGGGCCTTCTATTCCGGCGTCTGCTGCTCTGTTCGGACACGGAGGCGCAGATCGCGGAGTCCTCGCGGGGGAAAGACCACCATGCGGGCTCTGTCTGCGGTGCTGGTGCACTGCGCACGGGTTGGGCAGGGGTGCACTGGCTCTTGGTGACCCTGGCCCCGATCAGCGGGGCCGCGGTGGGTGAGGAGGTCGGGTAGGGGCCGTGCCTGTTGATGTTGCCGTGCGCGCTGGTGTGCAGCCGCACCGGCGGGCGGGACGCGTCCGGGCTGTTCCAGCGGGCGAGAAAGGAGTCGAGGTTGCGCATGGTGTTCGGCGTGCGGGGGCGCCAGCGGGTGCTGGTGCACCAGGCGCCGGCCGGGTGGGCACGCCGCGCGAGGAAGGCGGCGCTGCCGTCGACCATCCGCATCCGGTAGTCGCAGTAGGCGTCCTGGTCCCCGGCCTTGTCGTAGCGCCAGCGGGTGCCGATGCAGCCGCCGCACGAGGTGCGGTAGTCGCAGGTGGTGCACCGGTCCTTCAGCTTCTTGCCCTGGTTCAGCAGGGGAAGCCGGCGCTGCGCGGCGATGATGCCCACCTGGTCGGCGGCCTGGTCGAGGCGGGTGATCTGGGCCTGCGGCCAGGGCAGTTCGTCGCAGCTTCCGAGCCGGCCGTCCGGGTAGAGCGTGAAGACGTGGTCGAACTTGAGGTCGGAGAAGTGGCAGAAGCTGGATCACAGTCCGCGCAGGTGCCGGATGGTGGAGACCGCCGGCTCCAGCTTCAGGCGGGCGAAGTGCCCGGCCTGGATCCAGTGGGTGGTGGCCGGCAACTCGAACATGGACCTCGCCCTGCGCGGCCTGGAGTTGAAAACACTCGGCCCCTACCTGTCAGGCTGGCGGATGCGCGTCGTGCCCGCCCTGGGCCACCTCGCGGTCCGCATGATCACCAACGGTGCTGTCGACCGCACCGTGCATAACTGGATCGCCGACGAGATCAGCCGCTCAACGGTCAACAACACCATCGCCGTCCTGGTCCGCGTCACGGAGCAGGCAGTCCGCGACGGCATCATCAAGGCGAACCCCGCCCGGGTGACCGGCTGGCAGAAGCTCTACAAGCAGGCCGAGGACGAACTCCTCGACCCACGCGCGCTCGCCCTGCCCGACTGGGAAACACTCGTCACAGCGGCCGACGCACTCGTGGCCGCCTCCCACGACGAGTACCGCGGCTGGGGAGACGTGGTCATCTTCGCCGCGTGCTCCGCCGCACGGATCGGCGAGATCTCCGGCTGCCGCGTCGGAGACATCGACACCACCCAGTGGATCCGGACCGTGGGGCGTCAGAACTCCTAACGAAATGATTTCCGAGGTGGTTGGATCACTCCGGGACTGACGATCCGGGGGTGCGGGGTGGCTCGGCCGAAGCCGTGGGAAGTCGATGAAGAGTTGTGGGCGGTGATCGAGCCGCTGTTGCCCAAGGTTGAGCGTCGGGCCCGGGCGCAAGCGGCATCCGGACCGGCTCGTGTTCCAGGGCATCCTGTTCGTCCTGCACACCGGGATCGCCTGGGAACACCTTCCGCAGGAACTCGGCTTCGGCTCGGGCATGACCTGTTGGCGCCGACTGGCCGAGTGGACCGAGGCCGGTGTGTGGCCTCGACTGCACGAGTCCCTCCTCGCCAGGCTCCGCAGCGCGAACGCCCTGGACTTCTCCCGGGCGGCCGTCGACGGCTCCCATATCCGCGCGTTAAAGGGGGCTCCAAGACGGGACGAAGCCCAGTTGACCGGGGCAGGACGGGCAGTAAGCACCACCTGATCACCGACGCCACGGGCATCCCGCTCGCCGCCATCCTGACCGGTGGCAACCGCAACGATGTCACCCAGCTGATCCCACTCCTCCAGGCTGTGCCTCCCGTACGGGGCAAGCGTGGCCGGCCCCGGCGCCGCCCGAACGTGGTGCTGGGTGACCGCGGCTATGACCACGACAAATACCGCCGTCTGGTCTGGGGCCTCGGCGTGAAGCCGGTGATCGCCCGGCGCGGCACCGAGCACGGCTCGGGACTGGGCACTCAACGCTGGGTAGGGGAGCGCGCATTCGCCCACCTGCACTGGTTCCGCCGCCTGCGGATCCGCTGGGAGATACGCGACGACATCCACGAAGCCTTCCTCACCCTCGGATGCGCACTCGTCTGCTGGCGACGCCTGCGCGCTCTGGTGACCGATGCCGTGGGCTAGCTATCTGCCGCTAGCCGGTTAAGGACTTCCCCGGGGGTGAAGCTCCAGCCGACCAGGCGCGGCCCGCTCCAGTTGGTGCCGATCACGAGTCCATCCCTAGCGGCATCGGGCAGTACAAGATCGCACCAGGTGCCCAGGGGCATGGAATCGACCTGGAGCCCATGCCCCCAGATCTTCGCCGCCCTCTGAGCCCGGGGCGAGGTCGACCAGAAGGGAAAACTGCGCGTGCCGTCCGCGGAGAGGTGAGTCGGGCTTCCTTCATCCTTCCGGACAAGCCAGACCACTCTGCTTGTGCGGACGTCTCGGAAGAATGCCGCTGCTTGCGAACCGCTCTGACTCATGGCCACCGAGCCTAGCGTTCCCCAAAGACCCATTTCGTTAGGAGTTCTCAGACCACACCCGTGCCCGGCGGGCTGACCGACAAGGGCACCAAGGGCAAGCGGGCCCGCAAGGTTCCCATCGTCGAGGACGATATGCACCCTAGTCGCCCAGCGCATCCTGTCCGCCGGCCCCAATCCGGACGCCCGCCTGTTCACGGGCCCGCGCGGCGGACGCATCTCCACCGCCGTCCTGCGCAACGCCACACACTGGGACACCGTGGTCTCCAAGCTCGGCTACGAACATCTGCACCGCCACGACCTCCGTCACACCGCAGTCACCTGGTTCGCCGACACTGGGGTCCAAGTACACGTCCTTCGCAGGATCGCCGGCCACGGTTCACTGACCACCACCCAGCGCTACCTTCACCCGGACGTCCACAAGATCACGACCGCCGGAGCGGCGCCCTCGGCCCACTTCAACGTGCTGCGCGCACCACGCTCACTGCCGAGCCCTTCGCCATGACCCGCTGACCTGGTTCAGGACGCCGGACCTCCAGCTGGCCCCCAATTGGTCCCCAAAATGATCAAGGGCCGGTTTCGGATTTCTCCGAAACCGGCCCTGATCTGCGACTCTCTCGAGTCGGGACGACAGGATTTGAACCTGCGACCCCTTGACCCCCAGTCAAGTGCGCTACCAAGCTGCGCCACGTCCCGCTGCGTTTTCTCCCGGTGTGACCGGTCGGCCGCGCAGGGAAAACATTACCTCACTCCGGGGCCCGCAATGACGCGCGTGCCTGCTGGGCACGGTCGGCCAGTGCGGCCGCTCCGCAGGCGACGGCCAGCTTGTGGGCACGGCCCAGCTCCCGCGGGCTGCGGATCGCGAGGCCGTAGTCGTACAGGGCGAGAGCGTGTTCGTACTCCGAGGAGGACGCCTCCAGGTGGCGTACGGCGTCGGCGAGGAGCTTCTCGGCCTCGTCGGCGGGGGCGAAGACGGCGAGGCACCGCAGGGCCTCCCCGATCGCGGTGTCCGTCCCGAAGCGTTCCGCGTGCTTCCGGGCCTGGGCCGCGATCCGAGCGCCCCGGGCCGGGTCCACGTCCACGAGCGCGCGGGCCAGGTCGCCCGCCCAGGGAGCCCAGACGCCGTTGTGCCGCTCGCGGGCCTCCAACGCCAGTCCCGCCGCTTCGAGCTCGGCAATGGCCTCCGCGGTCCGCCCTTCCGCCAGCAGCAGGCGGCCGCTGATGCACGGGGCGTCGGGAAGCACCATGGCGCTGGGGTACGGGTACGGGGCGCCGAACTCGTACTGGTCCGCGACCTCCCTCGCCTCGACCGTGCGGCCGCGGGCGAGCAGGGTGTCGATGAGGAGACAAGCGGCGTCCCAGTGGACCGGGAGGCCCTTGCCGACGCGGTCGGCCAGGCGCAGGCCTTCGGTCAGGAAGCCCTCGGCCTCCGCGAGACGTCCGCGGCGGCGGGCGACGAGACCGAGCAGGGTGTGCGCGAAGGCGAGGTGCGCGCCGCTCCATCCGGAGATCTCGAACGCCCGCATCGCTTCCTCGAACAGGGCTTGTGCCCGGTCGAGCCGATCGGTGAAGGCATAGGTGATGCCGACCATGGCGGGGAACTCGAAGCCCCACTCCGGGTCCGTCCAGCCGAGTCCCCGGGCCGGACGGCCGTCGACGAGCGCGCGTTCGCAGAACGCGACGACGAGTTCGGCGCTCTCGCCCCGCATCATCGCGTCGAAGGCCCGCAGGGTGATCAGGGCGCGCTCGGGGTTGTCCCGGGCGTCCAGGTGGTCCGTGTTCCTCGCGAGCCGGCGCGAACGGGCCGCACCGTCGTCCTCGACCCGCTGCATCCCCTCCCACTGGAAGTGCGCTGCCTGCAGGCGCATCAGGCCCGGCCCCGGAGCGGTACGGGCCGCCTCCGCCGCGAGGGTGTCGCCCGCCTCCTTGAGCTGGTTGTTGTGGGCGAGAGCGGCAGCGAGCCGGAAGGTCGCGTCGACGCGCTGCCGGTCGTCGAGGCCGGGGATGTCGAGTGCGTCCCGCAGGTGGCGCACGGTGGTGGCGGGCGAGGTGAGGAGCGTGGCGCAGCCGAGTTCGTACAGCATCAGTGCGCGGTCCTCGGGCCGGGGCGGCTCCTGGAGCGCGCGTTCCAGACAGCGCCGGGCCGCTTGCGGGGCACCGAGCGCGAGGTGGTGCTCGGCCGCTTCGCGGAGCTGCTTCACCACGCCCTGGTCGTCGTCCGGGTGGACCTCCAGCAGATGCCGCGAGGCTGCCGCGACCCCGTAACCGTCCCTGGTCAGGGCCCACGCCGCACGTCCGTGCATCGCCGTGCGGGTGGCGGACGGGATCGAGTCGTAGATGGTCGAGGCGATGAGCGGGTGGAGGAACTCCAGCGGGTTGAAACCGGTGATGATGCGCGCCTCCCGCAGGCGGGCGGTGCTGTCCGCGGCCTCCGCCGGGCTCATTCCGGCCAGGTCGGCGGCGATCTCCGGCGAGATCTCCGTGCCCAGCACCGCGGCGGCCCAGGCGAACCGGTTGGCGTTGGTGCCCAGACGTTCGAGCCGGGCGACGAGCCCACGTCCCCGGGCGGAGGCGCCGAGTTCACGGAGCTGGCCGGCGGAGTCCTCCACCGGCGGCATCTCCTCGTCCTGCACCTTGGCGACCAGTTCGACCGCCTCGTACGGGTTGCCCCCGGTCACCGCCCAGACCTCACGGCAGAACGGGTCGTCCGCGTGCTCCCCGAGCGCCGCCCGGACCAGGTCGGCGGTCGCGTCCGGGGTGAGCGCGCGCAGCTTGACGCGGACGAGCTTGGCGGGGTCGACCAGCGCCGCCGGGTCGAAGGCACCGTCCCTGCCGCGCTCGGCCATCTCCTGCGGACGGTAGGCCTGGACGGCGAGTAAAGGCAGATCGCCGAGGCTCTCGGTGAACGAGGAGAGCCAGTCGAGGGATTCACCGTCGGCCCAGTGCGCGTCGTCGACGATGAGCAGCAGGGGCCGGTGGCTGTGGCGGACCGCGAGCTGGCGGACGACGTGGTCCAGGCCGTCCCGCACACCCTGGGGGTCGGGCTGCGGGCCGCTGGGCTGGGCGAGTCCGAGGGCGGGGGCGGTGGTCTCGTACCAGTCGCCGAACAGCTCGCGGATCTCGTCGACCGGGATCTGGACGAGCACGGGCTGGAGCAGCTGGCGCACGACGTGGAACGGGACGGACGTGACCGTCTCGCCGGCCCGCGCCGACCAGACGGTGCAACGGTCGGCGGCCATGGCCTGGATCTCCGCCAGCAGCGCGGTTTTGCCCAGCCCCGCCTCCCCGCTGTAGACCAGCAGGCCACCGACGGCCTGCGCGCCACTGAGCGCGTTCACCGCGTCTGCTGCGACGGCGAGTTCGGGATCGCGCTCGTACAACGGCCGGGACGGCTTCATGCTTCCCCTTCCCCCAGGTGATGCGGACAACTGCCGAGCGTAGTCGGCCCGGGGCGGCGCGGGCGGTGGTTCGGACACTTCGCGGTCGGCAAGCCGCAGGTAGGGGGCACAATCAAGCCGTGGACGAGACGCACAGGGACCGTGACACCGAAGGCCGGGCGCGCAACGCGCGCCCCCGGGACGGGCTGGGGCGCCCGCTGCCCTACGGGGCCGAGGGAGTGGGACGCCAGCCTGAGGGCGTGGTGCGTTCCCCCGAGGAGACGCTGCGGGAGGCCCAGCGGCTGCTGGACGCGGGCCTGCCGTTCCACGCGCACGAGGTCTTCGAGGACGCGTGGAAGTCCGGCCCCCAGGAGGATCGCGAACTGTGGCGCGCCATGGCCCAGTTGGCGGTGGGACTCACGCACGCGGCGCGCGGCAACGCGGTGGGGGGTGCCCGGCTGCTGCGCCGGGGGGCGGACGTACTCGACGCCTACCGCACCCGTGATCCGTACGGGATCGGGGTCGACGGACTCATCGGCTGGGCGCTGGAACTGGCGGGGCGGGTGGAGTCCCCGGCCGATACGGGGGCGGCTCCCGCGTCTTCTCCTGCGGACGGTGCGCGCCCGGCGGGAGGCCGTCCGGACGCCGCCGCGGAGGCACCCCGGCTCCGCCCGTGAGACGGTCGGCGGGCGGGACCGGTCCGGGATGCCGTCCGCGTCCGGGCTCGCCGTACCCCCGGCGGCGGACAGCCGTTACGATCCGGCTCCATGAGCACTGCTGACCAGGAACAGGGCCGGGCCGAGACCGAGGAGGGGGTCGCGGACGAGAACCGCGAGGTGAACCGGGACGAAGGCACGGAAGGATCGCGATCGAGGGTCGTCGGAGACGGAGCGACCGAGGACGGCGGGCCCGTGAGAGACACGGCCGAAGAGGAATCCGCAACGCATGAGAGCCGATTGACTCCCCGTCAGGCACGTCGGCTGCGTATCGCCCTCTCCTCGGTGGGCATGGCGGTGATGGCGGTCGTCCTGTGGATGCGCATCGCCAGCCGCTCGTCCGTCCTGGTCGTCGGCGTCTACGGACTCGCGCTGATCCTGTGCGGCGTCGTGATGGAGCTGAGCCGCGCCGGCCGGACCCGACTGGCGAGTTGGCTGCTCGGCATCGGCCTGCTGGCGGCGGTCGGGACGGACTGGCTGCTCCTTCCCTGACCCGGCGCCCGCCACCCTGCCCGGGGAGGTGCGGAATCGGGCGGGGCGGCCGGACGGAGTGCGGCCCGTCAGAGCAGGAGCAGTTGGAGGCCGCCCAGCACCGTCGCGGCGAGCACGATCCGCTCGAAGAGCCGCTGGTCGATCCGGTCCACGCAGCGACGGCCCAGCCAGGCACCGGGCAGGACGAAGAGCACCAGCACGGCGTCGAGCAGCAGCGAGGGACCGTCGATCAGGCCGAGGCCCACGCTGAACGGCACCTTCGTGACGTTGACGATCAGGAAGAACCAGGCGGACGTGCCGAGGAAGCCGAGCTTGCGCATCCCGGAGGAGAGCAGGTAGAGCGACATCACGGGGCCGGCCGCGTTGGCCACCATGGTGGTGAAGCCGCCGAGGACCCCGTAGGCCCCCGCCTGGGCCCGTGCGGTTTTCCGCGCCCGGCGGCCGTCCGGCCCGCCCTCCTCCGCCTCGCCCGCCTCGCCGGCACCGTGGTCCCCGCTCGCCCCGGCCCCGGCCCGCTGCCGCTGCCGCTGCCGCTGCCAGAGGGTGACGCCGACCATGACGAGCAGGATGGCCCCGATCGACGCCCGTACGGCGCCGTCGCCCGCGTACTTCAGGAAGAGCGTTCCCGCCACCAGTCCGACCGCGACGGCGGGGAAGAGCCGCAGCAGGGTGGGCCAGTGCGCGTGGCACCGGTACACGTAGACGGCGAGGACGTCGCCGGCGATCAGGAGGGGCAGCAGCACGCCCGTGGAGGCACGGGCCGGGAGGACCGCCGCGAAGATCGCGAGAGTGATGGTGTTGGCGCCGTTGATCGAGGTCTTCGAGAAACCGACGAGGACGGATGCCGCGGCGAGCACGGCGAGCTGGGCGAGTGTGAGGGTATCCATGGCGGATCGAATGCTAAGACGATCTCCTGGTCGACGGTTTTCGGGCGCGGTGGCCCGGCGTCCCGGGAGAGCAACCCCCGGCGCGGGGCGGCCGGTTCGTCCGGACGGCCACTCGCGCGCGGTCCGTGGTGCGCGGTCCGTGGTGCGCGGCTTCATCGGTACGGGCGCGTCCCGCGGTCCGGGCGACCGGTTGGCGGTGCGAGGCCCAGCGGGCTCCGCTCGGGACGCCGGGGACGAGGGGCCGTCGTCATCGCCGGGGGTTCCCCGGACGCACCCTCTGGCGTCCGGCCGGGGCGATCTGTCTATGCTGCGCGCGCGAGCGCTCGAAGAAGCGCTCAAACGAACACTGCGGCAGTACGGGTAAGGGGCCAACAGCATGCGGGAGCCGGTGGAACTCAGGCGGCAGCGAATCCTCGCGGTGGTGCGGTCGCGCGGGGCGGTGAAGGTGAGCACGCTCGCCGAGGAGCTCGACGTCTCGGTGGTCACCGTACGGCGGGACGTGGAAGAGCTCGCCCGCGCCGGGCGGCTCCGGCGCGGGCACGGTGTGGCGCGGTCCGTCTCCCTGGCGCGGGAGCCGGACCCCGCGCCGGCCGCGTCGCGTGCGGACCCCGTCGAAGGGGGCGGGGCGGTCGCGCTCGTCGTGCCGGAGCGCCATTCGTACCTGTACGAGACGCTGCACGGCGCCCGTTCGGTGCTGGACGAGCACGGTGTCCGGGTCGCGCTGCACATCGCCCCCCAGGCGCGCGGGACCGAACGGCCCCTGGTGGAGCAGGCGCTCGCGGGGGGCGCTCGCGGGTTGCTGATCGCTCCGCGCTGGCGCAGCGCCGCGTGGGAGGAGTCGGACGCCGAGTGGCTCGCCGGGGTGGGGGTGCCGGCGGTGCTGATGGAGCGCAGGCCCCGCGCGGGCAGTGCGCTGCACGCCCTGGACTCGGTCTGCTCCGACCACTGGTACGGGGTCCACCTCGCCGTCGAGCATCTGGTGTCGCTGGGGCACCGCCGCATCGTGCTGGCCGCCCGCGACGACAGCCCGACCGCCCGGAGCATCCGGGCCGCGTTCGCGGAGATCGCGGCCGCGCGGCCGGAGGTGGACGAGTGGCGGATCGTGCTCAGTTCGCCCGACGCGCTCGCCTCGGGCGGCCCGTCGGGAGCCGACGCCCCGGGAGCCGGGACGGGTGAGGAGGCGGGGCGCGGGGGCGCCGCGGGTGCCGCGGTGGATCTGGCGGCGGTGCTGCGGGAGATCCGGGCCACCGGCGCGGTGCTGCACGGTGACGTGGACGCGCTCATGCTGGTCCAGCAGCTCGCCGAGAGCGGAGTGCGGGTGCCCCAGGACTGTTCGGTGGTGGCGTACGACGACGTGGTCGCGGCGCTGGGAACGACGCCGCTGACCGCCGTGTCCCCGCCGAAGGCGGAGATCGGGCGGGCCGCCGCCGAGCTGCTGCTGTACCGGCTGGAAGGTTCCGCGGGAGCGCGGGGGCCGGTACGGCGTACGGAGTTGCTGCCGGAGCTGAAAGTGCGGGGTTCGACGCAGGGGGTGGCTCCCCGCGACCACTGATCGATTGACCGCTTCACATTTCTTCTGATCGATCTATTGACCGCATTCGGTCAGGCGATCAGTATTCCCGTTGTCTCGAACAGGAGCCGCGGGAGGCGCGCATGCCCGATCGACAGAGTCGTCGGTCCGTGCTGGCCACGATCGCCTCGCTGCCGGTGGCAGGTGCGCTCAGCGCCTGCTCCGGCGGCGGGACGTCGGGGCCGGGCACGAGCAGTACCGACACCAGCAAGGTGAGTGACACCCGCACCGGGAAGGGCGGCAAGGTCCGCATCACCTTCTGGTCCGCCCTGCGGGGCAGCCAGGAGGTGGTGGACGCCTTCAACCGGAGCCACCGCACCGTCGAGGTCGATTTCCAGCAGGTCCCTTCGGGCGGCCAGGGCGGTTACGCGAAGCTCAGCAACGCCGCCCGAGCCGGCAACGCCCCGGACGTGGCCACCCTGGAGTATCCGCAGGTGCCCGGCTTCGCCATCGACGGCGTCGCCCGCGACCTCACCGGCCTGGTCAGTGACACCTTGCGATCCCGGCTGCTGCCGCAGGCACTGGGTCTCACCACGTTCGACCAGAAGGTCTTCGCCGTCCCGCTCGACATCGAGCCGATGGTGATGCACTACCGCACCGATCTCTTCGCGGAGTACGGCCTTCATGTGCCGCGCACCTGGGACGAGTTCGCGGAGGCGGCGGCGATCGTGCGCCGCAAGGGCGGGGAGCGGCGGCTCGCCCTCTTCGCCACGGACGGTGCGACGCAGATGGCCGCGTACGCCTGGCAGGCCGGCGCCCAGTGGTTCTCCACCGCGGGAGGCACCTGGAACGTCTCGCTCGCCGACGCCCCGACCCGTCGGGTCGCCGCGTACTGGCAGCGGCTCGTCGACCGGGACCAGGTCTTCATGAACGCCGTGGAGAGCCGGCAGAGCGACGCGCAGATCGGCAACGGCCGGGTCCTCGTCCGCCTCAGCGGCGCCTGGGACGCGGGTGCCCAGATGAAGGCCCGGCCGGGCCAGAAGGGACAGTGGGCCGTCGCGCCGTTCCCGCAGTGGGATCCGTCGGAGCCGTCCAACGGCACGCACGGGGGCTCCACCTTCGCGGTGACGAAGGACAGCGCGCACCCGGAGGCCGCGATGGAGTTCATCGAGTGGCAGGTCTCCCACCCCGACGCGCTGCGCGCCCGCCTCTCCAGCGGGGCGAGCAGCCAGTACCCGGCCGCGCCCGGCCTCGTGTCCGTGGGCAGTCAGGCGTTCGACCGTTCCTACTACGCGGGCCAGGACATCTACCGGGTCTTCGAGGAGCAGGCGCGGATCATCCGGGACGGCTGGGTCTGGGGCCCCCGGATGACCGCCACCGGCAAGGTCATGCAGGACGGGTTCGCCCGGGCGAGCGGTGGCAAGGGGTCGCTGCTGAGCTCGATCGAGGCAGCCCAGAAGGGCACCATGCCCGATCTCCGGGCACTCGGCCTGTCCACCAGCGAGCGCTCCTCGTGAGCCGCGCCCCGGTGCTCCCGCACCGCCGCCCCGGTCCCCCCGGTCTCCCCGGAGGGCGGCGCGCACGCGCCCTCTCCCGGCCCGAGCACCCTTCCCAGCAGACTCTCCCTCCGCAGCAGAGAGGCAGGTGACCACCATGGCCCACACCACCTCCACCCCGCGGCCCGTCCCCGTGGCGAGCGGTACGGGGCGGACCGCGGGTCCCGCGTCCCCCGCCCGCGCGCGGACCGGCCGCGCGACCACCGGGCAACGTGAACTCGGCGCCGCGGGCGTCCTGATGACTCCGTTCTTCGTCCTTCTGGTGACCGTCTTCCTCGTACCGGTCGGCACCGCGGTGTGGCTGAGCTTCTTCAGCGACGACCAGCCCGGCCTCGGCTTCGGTCCCGAGAAGACCGTCTTCGTCGGAGTGCGCGGTTACGTCGCCGTCCTCACCGACCCCACCTTCCTCGGCGGCCTCGGCATCGTCGCGCTGTACTGCCTGATCTACATCCCGCTGATCGTGATCGGCGCGCTCGCGCTGGCGCTGCTGCTGGACTCGGGCGTGGTCCGGTTGCGCGCCACGGCGCAGCTCGCGCTCTTCCTGCCGCACGCGGTGCCGGGCATCATCGCCGCGATCATCTGGCTGTACCTCTACACCCCCGGGCTCAGCCCGGTGATCGACCTGCTCGGCAAGGCGGACATCACCGTCGACTTCCTCGGGGTCCACACGGTGGTGCCCTCGATCGTGAACATCGCGCTGTGGAGCAACCTCGGCTACGACATGGTCGTCTTCTACGCCGCGTTGCAGGCCGTTCCGCGCGAGGTGATCGAGGCGTCCGTCGTCGACGGCGCCGGGCCGGTGCGTACCGCACTCCAGGTCAAGGCACCGCTGGTGCGTTCCTCGATCGTGATGGTCGCGATGTTCACCTTGATCTTCGCACTCCAGCTGTTCACCGAGCCGATGCTGCTCGGCCAGTCCACCCCGATGATCAACTCCCGCTTCTCCCCCAGCATGTACATCTACGACGCCGCGTTCACCCGCAACAACTACGGTCTGGCGGCTGCCGCTTCGGTGATCCTGCTGGCCTTCACGGTCGCGCTGTCCTACGGCGTCACCCGGTGGACCAACCGCGCCGACGCCGTCGAGGAGGCCACCCGATGAGTGCCACGGCCATGGACCGTACCGCCCGCCGCACGTCCCGCGGTTCCGCCTCGGCGGCCCGGCGTCCGGGGCTGACCGGACGCGCCGTCGTCAACCTCGTGGTGGGCCTCTCGGTGCTGTACACCCTGCTGCCGGTGCTGTGGCTGGTGCTGGCCGCCTCCAAGGACCGCGACGCGCTCTTCAAGAGCAACGTCCTCTCGCTCAAGGGCTTCTCCTTCGTCCAGAACCTGAAGGACCTGTTCTCCATGGACGCGGGGGTGTACGGGCGCTGGTACGCCAACAGCCTGCTGTACGCGGTGCTGGGGGCGACCCTCGGCGCGCTGATCAGCGTCGCCTGCGGCTATGCCTTCGACAAGTACCGCTTCCGCCACAAGGAGAAGATGTTCGGACTGGTGCTCGCGGCCGTCATGGTGCCGCAGACCGTCCTGGCCCTGCCGCTCTACCTGATGGCATCCAAGGCGGGGCTGGTGAACACCTTCTGGGCGGTCTTCGTCCCGGTGCTCTTCAATCCGTTCGGCGTGTACCTGGGGCGCATCTTCAGCCAGGGGTACGTGCCCAACGAGGTGCTGGAGGCCGCCCGGGTGGACGGGGCGGGCGAGTTGGCCACCTACTTCAGGGTGGCGCTGCGGATGCTGGGGCCGGGGCTGGTCACCGTGTTCCTCTTCCAGCTCACCGCCATCTGGAACAACTTCTTCCTGCCCATGGTGATGCTCTCGGACCAGGACCTCTATCCGGTCAGCCTCGGTCTGTACACCTGGAACAGCTCGGCGTCGGTCTCCCCCGAGTACTACCCCGTCGTCATCATGGGCTCGCTGCTCGCCATCGTCCCGCTCATCCTCGCGTTCGCCCTGCTCCAGCGCTTCTGGCGGTCGGGGCTCACCGCGGGCGCCGTGAAGTAGCGCGCCGGCCGCGAACGTTCCGGGGACCACCGGCCCCCGGACGTTCGCGCCTGCCGCCCCTACCAGGAGAGACATGCACACTTCCGCTGCCCCCCGCACGTTCCGCCGCCCGCGCGCCGTGCTCGCCATGAAGCCGGACGCGGCGGCGGCGGTGCTGCCGCCGGACGCGCTCGCCGCGCTCGGCGAGGTCTGCGACCTCACACCGCCGCCCGCCCTCGACGACTTCACCACCGACCGGGCCCGCACGGCGCTCGCCGACGCGGAGGTCCTGATCACCGGATGGGGCTGCCCGCCGATCGACGAAGGGGTGCTCGCGGCGGCTCCCGCCCTGCGGGCCGTCGTCCACACCGCCGGCTCGGTGCGCGGCCACGTCACCGAGGCCTGCTGGGCGCGCGGGATCGCGGTCTCCTCCGCCGCCTCGGCCAACGCGCTCC
This window encodes:
- a CDS encoding tyrosine-type recombinase/integrase gives rise to the protein MRNATHWDTVVSKLGYEHLHRHDLRHTAVTWFADTGVQVHVLRRIAGHGSLTTTQRYLHPDVHKITTAGAAPSAHFNVLRAPRSLPSPSP
- a CDS encoding DUF309 domain-containing protein, giving the protein MDETHRDRDTEGRARNARPRDGLGRPLPYGAEGVGRQPEGVVRSPEETLREAQRLLDAGLPFHAHEVFEDAWKSGPQEDRELWRAMAQLAVGLTHAARGNAVGGARLLRRGADVLDAYRTRDPYGIGVDGLIGWALELAGRVESPADTGAAPASSPADGARPAGGRPDAAAEAPRLRP
- a CDS encoding DUF2750 domain-containing protein; its protein translation is MRPPRGPVNRRASGLGPADRMRWATRVHIVLDDGNLAGPLALGALVGQPAGHGCGLRTPNEMGLWGTLGSVAMSQSGSQAAAFFRDVRTSRVVWLVRKDEGSPTHLSADGTRSFPFWSTSPRAQRAAKIWGHGLQVDSMPLGTWCDLVLPDAARDGLVIGTNWSGPRLVGWSFTPGEVLNRLAADS
- a CDS encoding substrate-binding domain-containing protein, which translates into the protein MREPVELRRQRILAVVRSRGAVKVSTLAEELDVSVVTVRRDVEELARAGRLRRGHGVARSVSLAREPDPAPAASRADPVEGGGAVALVVPERHSYLYETLHGARSVLDEHGVRVALHIAPQARGTERPLVEQALAGGARGLLIAPRWRSAAWEESDAEWLAGVGVPAVLMERRPRAGSALHALDSVCSDHWYGVHLAVEHLVSLGHRRIVLAARDDSPTARSIRAAFAEIAAARPEVDEWRIVLSSPDALASGGPSGADAPGAGTGEEAGRGGAAGAAVDLAAVLREIRATGAVLHGDVDALMLVQQLAESGVRVPQDCSVVAYDDVVAALGTTPLTAVSPPKAEIGRAAAELLLYRLEGSAGARGPVRRTELLPELKVRGSTQGVAPRDH
- a CDS encoding AAA family ATPase; translation: MKPSRPLYERDPELAVAADAVNALSGAQAVGGLLVYSGEAGLGKTALLAEIQAMAADRCTVWSARAGETVTSVPFHVVRQLLQPVLVQIPVDEIRELFGDWYETTAPALGLAQPSGPQPDPQGVRDGLDHVVRQLAVRHSHRPLLLIVDDAHWADGESLDWLSSFTESLGDLPLLAVQAYRPQEMAERGRDGAFDPAALVDPAKLVRVKLRALTPDATADLVRAALGEHADDPFCREVWAVTGGNPYEAVELVAKVQDEEMPPVEDSAGQLRELGASARGRGLVARLERLGTNANRFAWAAAVLGTEISPEIAADLAGMSPAEAADSTARLREARIITGFNPLEFLHPLIASTIYDSIPSATRTAMHGRAAWALTRDGYGVAAASRHLLEVHPDDDQGVVKQLREAAEHHLALGAPQAARRCLERALQEPPRPEDRALMLYELGCATLLTSPATTVRHLRDALDIPGLDDRQRVDATFRLAAALAHNNQLKEAGDTLAAEAARTAPGPGLMRLQAAHFQWEGMQRVEDDGAARSRRLARNTDHLDARDNPERALITLRAFDAMMRGESAELVVAFCERALVDGRPARGLGWTDPEWGFEFPAMVGITYAFTDRLDRAQALFEEAMRAFEISGWSGAHLAFAHTLLGLVARRRGRLAEAEGFLTEGLRLADRVGKGLPVHWDAACLLIDTLLARGRTVEAREVADQYEFGAPYPYPSAMVLPDAPCISGRLLLAEGRTAEAIAELEAAGLALEARERHNGVWAPWAGDLARALVDVDPARGARIAAQARKHAERFGTDTAIGEALRCLAVFAPADEAEKLLADAVRHLEASSSEYEHALALYDYGLAIRSPRELGRAHKLAVACGAAALADRAQQARASLRAPE
- a CDS encoding sulfite exporter TauE/SafE family protein, whose amino-acid sequence is MDTLTLAQLAVLAAASVLVGFSKTSINGANTITLAIFAAVLPARASTGVLLPLLIAGDVLAVYVYRCHAHWPTLLRLFPAVAVGLVAGTLFLKYAGDGAVRASIGAILLVMVGVTLWQRQRQRQRAGAGASGDHGAGEAGEAEEGGPDGRRARKTARAQAGAYGVLGGFTTMVANAAGPVMSLYLLSSGMRKLGFLGTSAWFFLIVNVTKVPFSVGLGLIDGPSLLLDAVLVLFVLPGAWLGRRCVDRIDQRLFERIVLAATVLGGLQLLLL